Proteins encoded in a region of the Pelobates fuscus isolate aPelFus1 chromosome 11, aPelFus1.pri, whole genome shotgun sequence genome:
- the LIN7B gene encoding protein lin-7 homolog B isoform X2 produces MAALIEPLGLERDVSRAIELLERLQRSGEVPPQKLQALQRVLQSKFCSAIREVYEQLYDTLDITGSAEIRAHATARATVAAFAASEGHAHPRVVELPKTDEGLGFNIMGGKEQNSPIYISRIIPGGVADRHGGLKRGDQLLSVNGVSVEGEQHEKAVELLKAAQGTVKLVVRYTPKVLEEMEARFEKMRTARRRQQQNSYTSLESRG; encoded by the exons ATGTGTCTCGTGCCATTGAGTTGCTGGAGCGGTTGCAGCGAAGCGGAGAAGTGCCGCCTCAGAAACTTCAAGCTCTACAGCGGGTTCTTCAAAGCAAGTTCTGCTCTGCCATACGGGAG GTATATGAGCAGCTGTACGATACATTGGACATCACAGGAAGTGCAGAAATAAGGGCTCACGCAACTGCCAGG GCTACTGTTGCAGCGTTTGCAGCCAGTGAAGGACATGCTCATCCAAGAGTTGTGGAGCTGCCAAAAACCGATGAGGGTCTGGGGTTCAACATCATGGGAGGAAAAGAGCAAAATTCCCCAATATACATTTCACGCATCATTCCTGGAGGAGTGGCAGACCGCCATGGAGGACTAAAGCGCGGGGATCAGCTTCTTTCTGTCAATGGGGTG AGTGTGGAAGGAGAGCAGCATGAAAAAGCAGTGGAACTCCTTAAAGCGGCACAGGGAACAGTGAAGCTGGTCGTACGTTACACCCCGAAGGTTCTAGAGGAGATGGAAGCAAGGTTTGAGAAGATGCGAACTGCACGCCGTCGACAGCAGCAGAACAGCTACAC ATCTCTTGAATCTCGAGGATGA
- the LIN7B gene encoding protein lin-7 homolog B isoform X1: MAALIEPLGLERGPLDVSRAIELLERLQRSGEVPPQKLQALQRVLQSKFCSAIREVYEQLYDTLDITGSAEIRAHATARATVAAFAASEGHAHPRVVELPKTDEGLGFNIMGGKEQNSPIYISRIIPGGVADRHGGLKRGDQLLSVNGVSVEGEQHEKAVELLKAAQGTVKLVVRYTPKVLEEMEARFEKMRTARRRQQQNSYTSLESRG, translated from the exons ACCCCTAGATGTGTCTCGTGCCATTGAGTTGCTGGAGCGGTTGCAGCGAAGCGGAGAAGTGCCGCCTCAGAAACTTCAAGCTCTACAGCGGGTTCTTCAAAGCAAGTTCTGCTCTGCCATACGGGAG GTATATGAGCAGCTGTACGATACATTGGACATCACAGGAAGTGCAGAAATAAGGGCTCACGCAACTGCCAGG GCTACTGTTGCAGCGTTTGCAGCCAGTGAAGGACATGCTCATCCAAGAGTTGTGGAGCTGCCAAAAACCGATGAGGGTCTGGGGTTCAACATCATGGGAGGAAAAGAGCAAAATTCCCCAATATACATTTCACGCATCATTCCTGGAGGAGTGGCAGACCGCCATGGAGGACTAAAGCGCGGGGATCAGCTTCTTTCTGTCAATGGGGTG AGTGTGGAAGGAGAGCAGCATGAAAAAGCAGTGGAACTCCTTAAAGCGGCACAGGGAACAGTGAAGCTGGTCGTACGTTACACCCCGAAGGTTCTAGAGGAGATGGAAGCAAGGTTTGAGAAGATGCGAACTGCACGCCGTCGACAGCAGCAGAACAGCTACAC ATCTCTTGAATCTCGAGGATGA